A part of Acidobacteriota bacterium genomic DNA contains:
- a CDS encoding VOC family protein, giving the protein MKIDHFMYAVADLDEGMAWAEEAFGVAPAFGGSHEGLGTRNALLSLGDTYLEIIAPDPAQSVESQMVTGMAAMSAGGLVTWAAQGDLVVTKGLLEEAGISSVGPVETRRRTADGGLLVWDLLFPQGGGYGMPFFIDWRGSPHPATTTPVGGELVSFGISTPEAGDLEAVLAGLGLDVAVADGEPEMSVVIEGAKGPVVLAATEESRRLQPSSRR; this is encoded by the coding sequence ATGAAGATCGATCACTTCATGTACGCGGTTGCCGATCTCGACGAGGGAATGGCATGGGCCGAGGAGGCCTTCGGCGTGGCGCCGGCGTTCGGCGGCTCGCACGAGGGGCTCGGCACGCGCAACGCACTGCTGAGCCTTGGCGACACGTACCTCGAGATCATCGCGCCGGATCCGGCGCAGTCGGTCGAGAGCCAAATGGTCACGGGCATGGCCGCGATGAGCGCCGGGGGGCTCGTGACGTGGGCGGCGCAGGGCGATCTCGTCGTCACGAAGGGGTTGCTGGAGGAGGCGGGGATCTCTTCGGTGGGTCCTGTGGAGACGCGGCGGCGAACGGCCGACGGCGGGCTGCTTGTTTGGGACCTCCTGTTCCCGCAGGGAGGCGGCTACGGGATGCCCTTCTTCATCGACTGGCGGGGTTCTCCGCACCCGGCCACGACGACCCCCGTGGGCGGCGAGTTGGTGTCGTTCGGGATCTCTACGCCGGAGGCGGGGGATCTCGAGGCTGTGCTGGCGGGTCTTGGGCTGGATGTCGCAGTGGCGGACGGAGAGCCGGAGATGAGCGTCGTGATCGAAGGGGCGAAGGGGCCGGTCGTGTTGGCTGCGACGGAGGAGAGCCGGAGGTTGCAGCCGTCTTCGCGACGATAG
- a CDS encoding MBL fold metallo-hydrolase, producing MTKDNSKNRIRPTCLYLAIAALSLAAAIPAAAQLDIDAWAKQAGEQIVWHQTQLSDTVYLLLPEPGLAGNLAVSAGEDGILIVDDAMMPVVPKIKAAVAKIQEGRIDFVVNSHYHFDHAGGNAGFGADSAIVAHANVRKRLLENRHAGANFSATPFPSEALPIVTFNESVTLHWNGEAIDVIHFGNPAHTDGDAAIFFRDSNVVHAGDQFPNLGGYPYIDRDVGGSALGLRDNMAQLLAIVDDETKIIPGHGPLATKADLQKYHDYVAETIDYIDRQKSAGKSLQDVQKDGLPEKYAPYGNGPLSPEPVWIGYVWASLDD from the coding sequence ATGACCAAGGACAACTCGAAGAACCGCATTCGTCCGACCTGCCTTTACCTCGCCATCGCGGCCCTGAGCCTCGCCGCCGCCATCCCGGCCGCGGCCCAGCTCGACATCGACGCCTGGGCCAAACAGGCGGGCGAACAGATCGTCTGGCACCAGACGCAGTTGAGCGACACGGTCTACCTGCTGCTGCCCGAGCCGGGGCTGGCCGGGAACCTCGCGGTCTCCGCGGGCGAGGACGGCATCCTGATCGTCGACGACGCGATGATGCCGGTAGTGCCGAAGATCAAGGCCGCGGTGGCGAAGATCCAGGAAGGCAGGATCGACTTCGTCGTCAACTCGCACTACCACTTCGATCACGCGGGCGGTAACGCGGGCTTCGGCGCCGACTCGGCGATCGTCGCCCACGCGAACGTCCGCAAGCGCCTGCTGGAGAACCGGCATGCCGGGGCCAACTTCTCGGCGACCCCGTTCCCGTCCGAGGCGCTGCCGATCGTGACATTCAACGAGAGCGTCACCCTGCACTGGAACGGGGAGGCGATCGACGTGATCCACTTCGGCAATCCGGCCCACACGGACGGCGACGCGGCGATCTTCTTCCGCGACTCGAACGTCGTCCACGCCGGCGACCAGTTCCCGAATCTCGGCGGCTACCCGTACATCGACCGGGACGTCGGCGGCAGCGCGCTCGGCCTGCGCGACAACATGGCCCAGCTCCTCGCCATCGTCGACGACGAAACGAAGATCATTCCCGGCCACGGGCCGCTGGCGACGAAGGCCGACCTGCAGAAGTACCACGACTACGTCGCGGAGACGATCGACTACATCGACAGGCAGAAGAGCGCCGGCAAGTCGCTCCAGGACGTCCAGAAGGACGGCCTGCCCGAGAAGTACGCGCCGTACGGCAACGGCCCGCTGTCGCCGGAGCCGGTCTGGATCGGCTACGTCTGGGCCAGTCTCGACGACTGA
- a CDS encoding ABC transporter ATP-binding protein, translating into MANDVVIDVRDLRKSYGELVAVDGVSFQVHRGEIFGMLGPNGAGKTTTVEILEGLRQTDGGEAFIDGVGVKKNRRRVKSMIGVQLQQNAFFDNLTLRETVQLFATLYGSDASADEMLARVDLADRATSRYKHLSGGQRQRFSIAVAMVNEPVAMFLDEPTTGLDPQARRRMWKLIDGLRSDGMAIMLTTHYMEEAEVLCDRVAVIDRGAIVAVDAPQALIDQLANRGGQSVRRDGALTLEDVFLDLTGHQLVE; encoded by the coding sequence ATGGCCAACGACGTCGTCATCGACGTCCGGGACCTGCGCAAGAGCTACGGGGAACTCGTAGCCGTCGACGGGGTCTCGTTCCAGGTCCATCGCGGCGAGATCTTCGGCATGCTGGGCCCCAACGGGGCCGGCAAGACGACCACGGTCGAGATCCTGGAAGGGCTCCGCCAAACGGACGGCGGCGAGGCGTTCATCGACGGCGTCGGCGTGAAGAAGAACCGGCGGCGGGTCAAGAGCATGATCGGCGTCCAGCTCCAGCAGAACGCCTTCTTCGACAACCTGACGCTCCGCGAAACGGTCCAGTTGTTCGCGACGCTCTACGGCTCGGACGCTTCGGCGGACGAGATGCTGGCCAGGGTCGACCTGGCCGATCGGGCGACGTCCCGCTACAAGCATCTGTCCGGCGGCCAGAGGCAACGGTTCTCCATCGCGGTCGCCATGGTCAACGAGCCGGTCGCGATGTTCCTCGACGAACCGACGACCGGGCTCGATCCCCAGGCGCGCCGCAGGATGTGGAAGCTGATCGACGGCCTGCGCTCCGACGGCATGGCGATCATGCTGACCACCCACTACATGGAAGAGGCGGAGGTTCTCTGCGATCGCGTGGCGGTCATCGACCGGGGCGCCATCGTCGCTGTCGACGCGCCGCAGGCGTTGATCGACCAATTGGCGAACCGCGGCGGCCAGTCGGTCCGCCGGGACGGCGCCCTGACGCTCGAAGACGTCTTCCTCGATCTGACCGGGCACCAGCTCGTCGAGTAG
- a CDS encoding ABC transporter permease encodes MKIYLAFIGAELKMFFRDRAALFWSLAFPTVMMVVFGLFDFGSFAPPQVGIVDQAKNQASTLLVSVLKGELGGEPLFNVPESDDAAYLRAEVVAGDITAFLVIPEGFGELGASSTIDLTFDGRKAQEAQAARSILEQVLEGVFKSVANIPAEYRVENWATISPTEVAGRGQGYKGFIVPGIVSLAIMQSALFGVVFTLVRLRNQGVLKRLYATPIGPNHFLVGSLTTRLLLLVMQTNVLLLVGILVSRVDVAPGYPLFWLEVIPLIFLGGLVFASLGLAISGIAKTENTAAPLANIVSLPLMFLSGVFFPQNVLPDWLLAFAKWLPLTFLADAMRAMVNSGETLFAQSGPILGLAAWAVLCFGLAVWAFRWE; translated from the coding sequence GTGAAGATCTACCTGGCGTTCATCGGCGCCGAACTGAAGATGTTCTTCCGCGACCGGGCGGCCCTCTTCTGGTCGCTGGCCTTCCCGACCGTGATGATGGTCGTGTTCGGCCTCTTCGATTTCGGCAGCTTCGCCCCGCCGCAGGTGGGCATCGTCGACCAGGCGAAGAACCAGGCGTCGACCCTGCTGGTGTCCGTGCTGAAGGGCGAACTCGGCGGCGAACCGCTGTTCAACGTCCCGGAATCCGACGACGCCGCGTATCTACGAGCGGAGGTCGTGGCCGGCGACATCACGGCGTTCCTCGTGATCCCGGAGGGCTTCGGCGAACTCGGCGCCTCTTCGACGATCGACCTCACGTTCGACGGCCGGAAAGCGCAGGAGGCGCAGGCGGCTCGATCCATCCTCGAGCAGGTGCTCGAGGGCGTGTTCAAGTCGGTCGCCAACATCCCGGCGGAGTACCGCGTCGAGAACTGGGCGACGATCTCTCCCACGGAAGTCGCTGGCCGCGGCCAGGGCTACAAGGGATTCATCGTGCCGGGAATCGTCTCGCTGGCGATCATGCAGAGCGCGCTCTTCGGCGTCGTCTTCACGCTGGTGCGTCTGCGCAACCAGGGCGTGCTGAAGCGCCTCTACGCCACGCCCATCGGCCCGAACCACTTCCTGGTGGGCTCGCTCACCACCAGACTCCTCCTGCTCGTGATGCAGACGAACGTCCTGCTGCTCGTCGGCATCCTCGTGTCCCGCGTCGACGTGGCCCCGGGCTACCCGCTGTTCTGGCTGGAGGTCATCCCGCTCATCTTCCTCGGCGGTCTCGTGTTCGCCTCACTGGGCCTGGCGATCTCCGGCATCGCGAAGACGGAGAACACGGCGGCGCCGCTAGCGAACATCGTGTCGCTGCCGCTGATGTTCCTGTCGGGCGTGTTCTTCCCCCAGAACGTGCTGCCGGACTGGCTCCTCGCCTTCGCGAAGTGGCTGCCGCTGACCTTCCTGGCGGACGCGATGCGAGCGATGGTGAACAGCGGCGAGACGCTGTTCGCCCAGAGCGGCCCGATCCTGGGGCTGGCCGCGTGGGCCGTCCTCTGCTTCGGGCTCGCCGTGTGGGCGTTCCGGTGGGAGTGA
- a CDS encoding M15 family metallopeptidase, protein MAAVGFCSSVLALPGAARPQEPVDPAVERVELNGQSYDVPPPWRGNRIEEATDPAELVKVPAELTGELGIYVTPEARDAVVAMAAAAREQGIRLEVDSGFRSYGFQKRVLEGLLVDGRPFLNAVRWTAPPGYSEHVTGRALDFVPSDADFKDTPAYQWLKRHAADFCFTESYPLGNAGGFDWEPWHWRYDGCDE, encoded by the coding sequence TTGGCGGCCGTCGGCTTCTGCTCGTCGGTTCTGGCGCTCCCCGGGGCCGCGCGGCCGCAGGAGCCGGTCGATCCGGCGGTCGAACGGGTCGAACTGAACGGCCAGTCGTACGACGTGCCGCCGCCGTGGCGGGGCAACCGCATCGAGGAGGCCACCGACCCGGCGGAACTCGTGAAGGTGCCCGCCGAACTGACCGGAGAACTCGGCATCTACGTCACCCCGGAAGCGCGTGACGCCGTCGTCGCGATGGCCGCAGCCGCCCGGGAACAGGGAATCCGGCTGGAAGTGGACTCGGGTTTCCGCAGCTACGGCTTTCAGAAGAGGGTCCTGGAAGGCCTGCTGGTGGACGGACGGCCGTTCCTCAACGCCGTCCGCTGGACCGCGCCGCCCGGCTACTCCGAGCACGTCACCGGCCGCGCCCTCGACTTCGTGCCCAGCGACGCCGACTTCAAGGACACACCGGCGTACCAGTGGCTGAAGCGCCACGCCGCCGACTTCTGCTTCACCGAGAGCTACCCGCTGGGCAACGCCGGCGGCTTCGACTGGGAACCGTGGCACTGGCGCTACGACGGCTGCGACGAGTAG
- a CDS encoding DUF1330 domain-containing protein, whose translation MPTFENDVYPQDSEQIAAMQEPGPEGPIYMVNLLKFKEKAEYSDGRETDLTGREAYQIYGQAVSRIIQDFGGHIVFAADVTHLSLGRVDELWDEVAIACYPNRAALVAMSTSEPWRKAGVHREAGLAGQLNIETVLMPGFEGVALAG comes from the coding sequence ATGCCGACCTTCGAGAACGACGTCTACCCGCAGGACTCCGAACAGATCGCCGCGATGCAGGAGCCTGGCCCCGAAGGACCGATCTACATGGTCAATCTGCTGAAGTTCAAGGAGAAGGCCGAATACAGCGACGGCCGCGAAACGGACCTGACCGGGCGCGAGGCCTACCAGATCTACGGTCAGGCCGTGTCCAGAATCATCCAGGACTTCGGCGGCCACATCGTCTTCGCCGCCGACGTGACGCATCTCTCCCTCGGCCGGGTCGACGAACTCTGGGACGAGGTGGCGATCGCCTGCTATCCCAACCGCGCCGCCCTGGTCGCGATGTCGACGTCGGAACCCTGGCGCAAGGCCGGCGTCCACCGCGAGGCGGGGCTGGCCGGTCAGTTGAACATCGAGACGGTGCTGATGCCGGGGTTCGAGGGGGTTGCGCTGGCCGGCTAG
- a CDS encoding CoA-acylating methylmalonate-semialdehyde dehydrogenase gives MRTIEHHVNGNRLTAGSGRTHPVFNPATGEQTAAVGLASTAEVDAAVAAARDAFGDWRRTSLAVRTKLMYAFRNLVEAHTDELARLLTAEHGKVLADAAGEVARGIENIEYACGLADLLKGSYNSQASTGVDVYSVREPLGVVAGITPFNFPAMVPLWMFPNAVACGNTFVLKPSERDPSAPLLLAKLFDQAGFPPGVFNVVNGDKVAVDRLLTHPDVAAVSFVGSTPIARYVYETGTGAGKRVQALGGAKNHMVVLPDADVDLAADAAVSAAYGSAGERCMAVSVVVAVGGVGDPLVGAIQNRMGKLSIGPGMDGKSEMGPLITREHRDRVAGYIGAGAEEGATVVVDGRNATFDGDGFFLGVSLLDNVTPDMTVYRDEIFGPVLCVVRADSYQEAVELVEQNPWGNGTAIFTRDGGAARQFQEDADAGMVGVNVPIPVPVGYHSFGGWKQSLFGDTHMYGPEGVHFYTKAKVVTARWPDPAESQVDLGFPRNR, from the coding sequence ATGAGAACGATCGAACATCACGTCAACGGAAACCGCCTCACCGCCGGCTCGGGCAGGACCCATCCGGTGTTCAACCCGGCCACCGGCGAACAGACCGCGGCGGTCGGTCTGGCGAGCACGGCCGAAGTCGACGCCGCGGTTGCCGCGGCCAGGGACGCGTTCGGCGACTGGCGGCGCACCTCGCTCGCCGTGCGGACGAAGCTGATGTACGCCTTCCGGAACCTGGTCGAGGCGCACACGGACGAACTCGCCCGACTGCTGACCGCCGAGCACGGCAAGGTGCTCGCCGACGCCGCCGGCGAGGTGGCCCGGGGGATCGAGAACATCGAGTACGCCTGCGGCCTCGCCGACCTGCTGAAGGGGAGCTACAACTCCCAGGCCTCGACCGGCGTCGATGTCTACTCGGTGCGGGAACCGCTGGGCGTGGTGGCCGGCATCACGCCGTTCAACTTCCCGGCCATGGTGCCGCTGTGGATGTTCCCGAACGCCGTGGCCTGCGGCAACACGTTCGTGCTCAAGCCCTCGGAGCGCGACCCCTCGGCGCCGCTGCTGCTGGCGAAGCTGTTCGACCAGGCCGGGTTCCCGCCCGGTGTGTTCAACGTGGTCAACGGCGACAAGGTGGCGGTCGACCGCCTGCTCACTCATCCGGACGTAGCGGCGGTGAGCTTCGTCGGCTCGACGCCGATCGCCCGCTACGTCTACGAGACGGGGACCGGCGCCGGCAAGCGGGTCCAGGCGCTCGGCGGGGCGAAGAACCACATGGTTGTCCTGCCCGACGCCGACGTCGACCTCGCCGCCGACGCCGCGGTCTCCGCCGCCTACGGCTCGGCCGGCGAGCGCTGCATGGCGGTTTCGGTCGTCGTCGCGGTCGGAGGCGTCGGCGATCCGCTGGTCGGCGCGATCCAGAACCGTATGGGGAAACTCTCCATCGGCCCCGGCATGGACGGGAAGTCAGAGATGGGGCCGCTGATCACCCGCGAGCACCGCGACCGGGTGGCCGGCTACATCGGCGCTGGCGCCGAGGAGGGCGCCACCGTGGTCGTCGACGGCCGTAACGCGACCTTCGACGGGGACGGCTTCTTCCTCGGCGTCTCGCTGCTCGACAACGTCACGCCCGACATGACGGTCTACCGCGACGAGATCTTCGGCCCGGTGCTATGCGTCGTCCGCGCCGACAGCTACCAGGAGGCGGTCGAGCTCGTCGAGCAGAACCCGTGGGGCAACGGCACCGCGATCTTCACCCGCGACGGCGGCGCCGCCCGCCAGTTCCAGGAGGACGCCGACGCCGGCATGGTCGGCGTCAACGTGCCGATCCCGGTGCCTGTCGGCTACCACTCCTTCGGCGGCTGGAAGCAGTCGCTGTTCGGCGACACCCACATGTACGGCCCGGAGGGCGTCCACTTCTACACGAAGGCCAAGGTCGTGACGGCGCGCTGGCCGGACCCGGCAGAAAGCCAGGTCGACCTGGGGTTTCCGCGGAACCGGTAG
- a CDS encoding carboxylesterase family protein, translating to MSVSVRGRLGWVLAFTLLLAVAAAGAQTLPQLVRATSSGYVIGYDSEDDDSVRVFLGVPYAEPPVGDLRFRPPQPAIPGRLPIDALFEPPSCMQAPYREGGFYAQPLGELSEDCLYLNLWTAADEGDRLPVMAWIHGGALTRGSGSLPLYDGTALARKGVVVVTVNYRLGAFGYLAHPALSAESDQGTSGNYGVLDQILALEWVRDNIATFGGDPDRVTIFGESAGAWSVNVLQASPLARGLFQRAIGQSGGFFDGLPVLRSSEDGSAESAGEAFAKRLGVEGEDAAARLRELDAGAILAEASKQGAFATRPNVDGWVLPKQVAEIYRAGEQADVPVLVGSNRDEATSLMGRMLPSNKSGVEFLVKSQFPDVAEEFFEAYPVPDDAAARRAFIDAFSDRVFAWHMKTWAMLSETVPSPAWLYFFSHAPPHPEKDYYGAYHAAEIAYAFDNLDKLDFEYAEEDHELAEAISGYWVAFASSGDPNPLGGSGLPAWPEFKPDTARHLEFGSMIEAGSHLHRERMALWDRFFEVTQP from the coding sequence ATGAGTGTTTCCGTGCGCGGTCGTCTCGGCTGGGTTCTGGCCTTTACGCTCTTGCTGGCCGTCGCCGCCGCCGGCGCCCAAACCCTGCCGCAACTGGTGAGGGCGACGTCGAGCGGCTACGTCATCGGCTACGACTCCGAGGACGACGACTCCGTCCGGGTGTTCCTCGGCGTTCCCTACGCCGAACCGCCGGTCGGAGACCTTCGCTTCAGACCGCCCCAACCGGCGATCCCCGGGCGACTGCCCATCGACGCTCTCTTCGAGCCGCCGTCCTGCATGCAGGCGCCCTACCGGGAGGGCGGCTTCTATGCCCAGCCCCTCGGGGAACTGAGCGAAGACTGCCTGTACCTCAACCTCTGGACCGCGGCCGACGAGGGCGATCGCCTGCCGGTGATGGCCTGGATCCACGGCGGCGCGCTCACCCGCGGGTCGGGCTCGCTGCCCCTCTATGACGGCACGGCGCTGGCGCGGAAGGGTGTCGTCGTGGTGACGGTGAACTACCGGCTCGGCGCTTTCGGCTATCTAGCGCACCCGGCCCTGTCGGCCGAGTCCGACCAGGGCACATCAGGCAACTACGGCGTCCTGGACCAGATCCTCGCCCTCGAGTGGGTGCGGGACAACATCGCGACCTTCGGCGGCGACCCGGACCGGGTGACGATCTTCGGCGAATCGGCGGGCGCCTGGAGCGTCAACGTGCTGCAGGCTTCGCCCCTGGCGCGCGGCCTGTTCCAGCGGGCGATCGGCCAGAGCGGCGGCTTCTTCGACGGCCTGCCGGTGCTTCGCTCCTCAGAGGACGGCTCGGCCGAGAGCGCGGGCGAGGCCTTCGCGAAGCGGCTCGGCGTCGAGGGCGAGGACGCGGCCGCCCGCCTGCGCGAACTGGACGCCGGGGCGATCCTCGCCGAGGCCTCGAAGCAGGGCGCCTTCGCGACCAGACCGAACGTGGACGGCTGGGTGCTGCCGAAGCAGGTCGCCGAGATCTACCGGGCCGGCGAGCAGGCGGACGTGCCGGTGCTGGTCGGATCGAACCGCGACGAGGCGACCAGCCTGATGGGCCGCATGCTCCCGTCGAACAAGTCCGGGGTCGAGTTCCTGGTCAAGAGCCAGTTCCCCGATGTGGCGGAGGAGTTCTTCGAGGCTTATCCGGTGCCGGATGACGCGGCGGCAAGGCGCGCCTTCATCGACGCGTTCTCCGACCGCGTGTTCGCCTGGCACATGAAGACCTGGGCGATGCTCTCGGAGACCGTGCCCTCGCCGGCCTGGCTGTACTTCTTCAGCCATGCCCCGCCACACCCCGAGAAGGACTACTACGGCGCCTACCACGCGGCCGAGATCGCCTACGCGTTCGACAACCTGGACAAGCTGGACTTCGAGTACGCGGAGGAAGACCACGAACTCGCCGAGGCGATCTCCGGCTACTGGGTTGCCTTCGCCTCAAGCGGCGACCCGAATCCGCTCGGCGGCTCAGGCCTGCCGGCATGGCCGGAGTTCAAGCCGGACACGGCCCGGCACCTCGAGTTCGGATCGATGATCGAGGCCGGCAGCCACCTCCACCGAGAGCGCATGGCATTATGGGATCGTTTCTTCGAGGTGACCCAGCCATGA
- a CDS encoding PQQ-like beta-propeller repeat protein, with protein MAHMFSRGTQVFVAAVFAAGFATATHADDWLQWRGPDRAGISTETGLLDEWPPEGPAVNWQIETLGQGYGTVAVEGDAIYVQGTRDGQSAVFRLRAGDGSDVWVRTLGPLYDHPDRGDGPRSVPTVHGDSLFVLNGMGEVAKIAKDSGEVVWQFNMLDRFGSPNTHWGISESPLVVRDRVFVMPGGRKGAIAALSAADGSTIWRSSELGDVASYSSLILREIAGTEVLLGFTGEAGVGVRAEDGELLWRYERPSTVNAINITTPVLEDNLVFYTASYGIGGGALAITAENEGGSFHSEEAYFGTRLQNHHGGVIAHEGTLYSFFGPALTAVDARTGEVHWRARSVGKGSLVMADGKLFLLSERNKVGLAVATPEGYQERGRFEIEDRGGPSWAHPVVANGAFYIRDQESLTSYDVAK; from the coding sequence ATGGCGCATATGTTCAGCAGGGGTACACAGGTGTTCGTTGCGGCCGTGTTCGCCGCCGGATTCGCGACGGCAACGCACGCCGACGACTGGCTGCAGTGGCGCGGGCCGGATCGCGCCGGGATCTCGACCGAGACCGGCCTGCTCGACGAGTGGCCGCCGGAGGGCCCCGCCGTCAACTGGCAGATCGAGACGCTCGGTCAGGGCTACGGGACCGTCGCCGTCGAGGGCGATGCGATCTACGTCCAGGGGACCCGAGACGGCCAGAGCGCCGTCTTCCGTCTGCGGGCCGGCGACGGCAGCGACGTCTGGGTACGGACGCTAGGCCCCCTCTACGACCACCCGGACAGGGGCGACGGTCCGCGTTCGGTGCCGACCGTCCATGGCGATTCGCTCTTCGTTCTGAACGGAATGGGCGAGGTGGCGAAGATCGCGAAGGACTCGGGCGAAGTGGTCTGGCAGTTCAACATGCTGGACCGCTTTGGCAGCCCGAACACCCACTGGGGCATCAGCGAGTCCCCCCTGGTCGTGCGGGATCGTGTCTTCGTCATGCCGGGCGGCAGGAAGGGCGCGATCGCCGCACTCTCGGCGGCCGACGGCAGCACGATCTGGCGTTCGAGCGAACTCGGTGACGTGGCCTCGTACTCGTCACTCATCCTGCGTGAGATCGCGGGGACCGAGGTGCTCCTCGGGTTCACGGGGGAGGCCGGCGTCGGCGTTCGCGCCGAAGACGGGGAGCTGCTCTGGCGCTACGAGAGGCCGTCGACGGTGAACGCCATCAACATCACGACTCCGGTGCTGGAGGACAACCTGGTCTTCTACACGGCGTCCTACGGCATCGGCGGGGGAGCGCTCGCGATCACCGCGGAGAATGAGGGCGGGTCCTTCCACAGCGAGGAGGCGTACTTCGGAACCCGCCTTCAGAACCACCACGGCGGCGTCATCGCTCACGAGGGGACTCTCTACAGCTTCTTCGGTCCGGCGCTCACCGCGGTTGACGCCAGGACGGGAGAGGTCCACTGGCGAGCCCGGAGCGTCGGCAAGGGTTCCCTGGTGATGGCCGACGGCAAGCTCTTCCTGCTGAGCGAGCGCAACAAGGTCGGTCTGGCGGTCGCCACGCCGGAGGGCTACCAGGAGCGGGGCCGGTTCGAGATCGAGGATCGCGGCGGCCCCAGTTGGGCCCACCCAGTGGTCGCCAACGGGGCGTTCTACATCCGCGATCAGGAGTCGCTGACGTCCTACGATGTCGCAAAGTAG
- a CDS encoding epimerase, protein MQGDNPKLKAVVFGPTGLVGMGVTRAWLDDPRVAEVRAVARRPLPYSAPGLRPVECRDFLDLAPLRQSLEGVDAVCYCLGRSSSEVRDPAEYRRMTYDFALAAGRAVLAASPNATFHFVSGSGTSLESRMNWARVKAETEQALSELGLGGCVCWRPAGILHEVKPDRMTAYHRMGAAMGALLRAFRSLTVGNRAIGEAMLQATLDGRREGILENREIRDLADGYRARSRD, encoded by the coding sequence GTGCAAGGCGACAACCCGAAGCTCAAGGCCGTGGTCTTTGGGCCGACGGGCCTGGTCGGCATGGGCGTCACCCGGGCATGGCTCGACGATCCCCGGGTCGCCGAGGTGCGCGCGGTTGCCCGGCGTCCATTGCCGTACTCCGCGCCCGGCCTGCGCCCGGTGGAGTGCCGGGACTTCCTGGACCTCGCACCGCTTCGCCAGAGTCTCGAGGGAGTCGACGCGGTGTGCTATTGCCTGGGGCGGTCCTCGAGCGAGGTTCGGGACCCGGCCGAGTACCGCCGGATGACGTACGACTTTGCCCTCGCGGCCGGACGAGCGGTGCTCGCGGCGAGCCCGAACGCGACCTTCCACTTCGTCAGTGGCTCGGGCACGAGCCTCGAGAGCCGGATGAACTGGGCCCGCGTCAAGGCGGAAACCGAGCAGGCCCTGAGCGAACTCGGACTTGGCGGCTGCGTCTGCTGGCGGCCCGCCGGCATCCTCCACGAGGTGAAGCCCGACCGCATGACGGCGTACCACCGCATGGGCGCCGCGATGGGGGCCCTGCTCCGCGCGTTTCGGTCGCTCACCGTTGGCAACCGGGCGATCGGCGAGGCGATGCTCCAGGCGACGCTGGACGGACGCCGTGAGGGGATCCTCGAGAACCGGGAGATTCGCGACCTGGCCGACGGATATCGTGCGCGCTCACGGGACTGA
- a CDS encoding LLM class flavin-dependent oxidoreductase yields MEFWTATVAAPTRSAEFARQAEARGWDGMNVVDSQNLSGDPYVCLALGATATETLRVATSVTNPVTRHPATTASSALSVQRVSRGRMVLGIGRGDSALAHLGRAPARLGWFEDYLVVLQTYLRGEEVDFENTGIADEAAPLAEKLGLAHGPSASSIRWIGDGPKVPVEVAATGPKVIGIAARQADRVMLAVGADPKRIAWGIETARSAAAEAGRDPESLEFGAYVNVVCCDDPEVGRELGRASTGLFARFSVMYGEISGPADEQQTEVFRNIHDRYDMTAHGREGGQQTTALTDEFIDGYAIVGSPEHCAARLEALLDLGIEKFAVAGPNFLAPSAPGREAAGRFTEDVLPRLRA; encoded by the coding sequence ATGGAGTTCTGGACCGCAACCGTCGCCGCGCCGACCCGGAGTGCCGAGTTCGCCCGTCAGGCGGAGGCCAGGGGCTGGGACGGCATGAACGTCGTCGACTCGCAGAACCTCTCCGGCGATCCCTACGTTTGCCTCGCGCTCGGCGCCACAGCGACGGAGACGCTGCGGGTGGCGACATCGGTGACAAATCCGGTCACCCGCCACCCGGCGACGACGGCCTCGTCGGCGCTCTCGGTTCAGCGGGTGTCGCGGGGCCGCATGGTCCTGGGCATAGGTCGCGGCGACAGCGCGCTGGCGCACCTTGGCCGCGCGCCTGCCCGCCTCGGCTGGTTCGAGGACTACCTCGTCGTCCTGCAGACCTACCTGCGCGGCGAGGAGGTGGACTTCGAGAACACGGGGATTGCGGACGAGGCCGCGCCGCTCGCGGAGAAGCTGGGGCTGGCGCACGGGCCCTCCGCGAGCAGCATCCGCTGGATCGGCGACGGTCCGAAGGTCCCGGTCGAGGTCGCGGCCACAGGGCCCAAGGTGATCGGCATTGCCGCCCGTCAGGCCGACCGGGTCATGCTCGCCGTCGGCGCCGACCCGAAACGCATCGCCTGGGGAATCGAGACGGCGCGCAGCGCCGCCGCGGAAGCCGGCCGCGACCCGGAGTCGCTGGAGTTCGGCGCCTATGTGAACGTCGTCTGCTGCGACGATCCGGAGGTCGGCCGCGAACTCGGCCGTGCCTCCACCGGCCTCTTCGCCCGCTTCTCGGTCATGTACGGCGAGATCTCCGGCCCGGCCGACGAGCAGCAGACGGAGGTGTTCCGCAACATCCACGACCGCTACGACATGACCGCCCACGGCCGGGAGGGCGGGCAGCAGACGACCGCGCTCACGGACGAGTTCATCGACGGCTACGCGATCGTTGGCAGCCCCGAGCACTGCGCGGCCAGGCTCGAGGCTCTGCTCGACCTCGGGATCGAGAAGTTCGCGGTTGCCGGGCCGAACTTCCTGGCGCCGAGCGCTCCCGGCCGGGAAGCCGCGGGGCGGTTCACCGAAGACGTCCTGCCGCGGCTGCGGGCATAG